The following proteins come from a genomic window of Streptomyces liliiviolaceus:
- the gltB gene encoding glutamate synthase large subunit yields MRTPRQPSQHSENGQNWSFMDARPAAQGMYDPRNEHDACGVGFVATLTGEASHALVEQALTVLRNLEHRGATGSEPDSGDGAGILSQVPDAFFREVAEFELPEAGSYAVGIAFLPEDGTADAVSRIETIAAEENLTVLGWREVPVAPGLLGATARSTMPAFRQVFVGDGSSQGIDLDRKAFALRKRAEREAGVYFPSLSARTIVYKGMLTTGQLEPFFPDLSDRRFASAIALVHSRFSTNTFPSWPLAHPYRFVAHNGEINTVKGNRNWMVARESQLGSDLFGTDKALDRIFPVCTPDASDSASFDEVLELLHLGGRSLPHSVLMMIPEAWENHASMDPARRAFYQFHSTMMEPWDGPACVTFTDGTQVGAVLDRNGLRPGRYWVTDDGLVVLGSEVGVLDIDPAKVVRKGRLQPGRMFLVDTAEHRIIEDDEIKAGLAAENPYAEWLEAGEIELSDLPEREHIVHTHASVTRRQQTFGYTEEELRVILAPMAKTAGEPLGSMGTDSPIAALSERPRLLFDYFTQLFAQVTNPPLDAIREELVTSLRSSLGPAGNLLEPTAASCRSVTLPFPVIDNDELAKLIHINADGDMPGMKAATLSGLYRVSGGGDSLAARIAEICTEADAAIENGARLIVLSDRHSDAEHAPIPSLLLTAAVHHHLIRTKQRTQVGLLVEAGDVREVHHVALLIGFGAAAVNPYLAMESVEDLVRAGTFLPGMEPEQAIRNLIYALGKGVLKVMSKMGISTVASYRGAQVFEAVGLDAAFVQKYFSGTATKIGGVGIDVVAKEVAARHAKAYPASGIAPAHRALDIGGEYQWRREGEPHLFDPETVFRLQHSARSNRYDIFKKYTDRVNEQSERLMTLRGLFGFDSGREPISLDEVEPVSEIVKRFSTGAMSYGSISKEAHETLAIAMNQLGAKSNTGEGGEDPDRLYDPARRSSIKQVASGRFGVTSEYLVNADDIQIKMAQGAKPGEGGQLPGHKVYPWVAKTRHSTPGVGLISPPPHHDIYSIEDLAQLIHDLKNANPQARIHVKLVSEVGVGTVAAGVSKAHADVVLISGHDGGTGASPLTSLKHAGGPWELGLAETQQTLLLNGLRDRIVVQTDGQLKTGRDVVIAALLGAEEFGFATAPLVVSGCVMMRVCHLDTCPVGIATQNPVLRDRFTGKAEYIVNFFKFIAEEVREILAELGFRTIEEAVGHAEALDVARAVDHWKAQGLDLAPLFHVPELPEGAALHQTIEQDHGLEKALDNELIKLAADALNATGATDAQPVRAQVAIRNINRTVGTMLGHEVTKKFGGAGLPDDTVDITFTGSAGQSFGAFLPRGVTLRLEGDANDYVGKGLSGGRVIVRPDRGADHLAEFSTIAGNTIAYGATGGELFLRGRTGERFCVRNSGATVVAEGVGDHGCEYMTGGHAVVIGETGRNFAAGMSGGIAYVIDLDRDNVNAGNLGAVEALDDTDKQWLHDVVRRHQEETGSTVAEKLLAEWDTAVDRFSKIIPSTYKAVLAAKDAAERAGLDESAITEKMMEAATNG; encoded by the coding sequence ATGCGTACGCCGCGCCAGCCGTCCCAGCACTCCGAGAATGGCCAGAACTGGTCCTTCATGGATGCTCGCCCTGCCGCGCAGGGAATGTACGACCCGCGCAACGAGCACGACGCCTGCGGCGTCGGCTTCGTGGCGACCCTCACCGGTGAGGCGAGCCACGCGCTGGTCGAACAGGCGCTGACCGTGCTCCGCAACCTGGAGCACCGCGGCGCGACCGGCTCGGAACCCGACTCCGGTGACGGCGCGGGCATCCTGTCCCAGGTCCCCGACGCCTTCTTCCGCGAGGTGGCCGAATTCGAGCTGCCCGAGGCCGGCTCGTACGCGGTCGGCATCGCCTTCCTGCCCGAGGACGGCACCGCCGACGCCGTCTCACGGATCGAGACGATCGCCGCCGAGGAGAACCTCACGGTGCTCGGCTGGCGCGAGGTCCCGGTCGCCCCCGGACTCCTCGGCGCCACCGCCCGCTCGACGATGCCCGCCTTCCGGCAGGTGTTCGTGGGGGACGGATCCAGCCAGGGCATCGACCTCGACCGCAAGGCGTTCGCGCTGCGCAAGCGTGCCGAGCGCGAGGCCGGCGTGTACTTCCCGTCGCTCTCCGCCCGCACCATCGTCTACAAGGGCATGCTGACCACCGGCCAGCTGGAGCCCTTCTTCCCGGACCTGTCCGACCGCCGCTTCGCCTCCGCGATCGCGCTCGTGCACTCCCGGTTCTCCACCAACACCTTCCCGAGCTGGCCGCTCGCCCACCCGTACCGCTTCGTCGCGCACAACGGCGAGATCAACACGGTCAAGGGCAACCGCAACTGGATGGTCGCCCGCGAGTCCCAGCTCGGCTCGGACCTCTTCGGCACCGACAAGGCCCTCGACCGGATCTTCCCGGTCTGTACGCCCGACGCGTCCGACTCCGCCTCCTTCGACGAGGTCCTGGAGCTGCTGCACCTCGGCGGCCGGTCCCTCCCGCACTCCGTGCTGATGATGATCCCGGAGGCCTGGGAGAACCACGCCTCCATGGACCCGGCCCGCCGCGCCTTCTACCAGTTCCACTCCACGATGATGGAGCCCTGGGACGGCCCGGCCTGCGTCACCTTCACCGACGGCACCCAGGTCGGCGCGGTCCTCGACCGCAACGGCCTGCGCCCCGGCCGCTACTGGGTCACCGACGACGGCCTCGTCGTCCTCGGCTCCGAGGTCGGCGTCCTCGACATCGACCCCGCGAAGGTCGTCCGCAAGGGCCGCCTGCAGCCCGGCCGCATGTTCCTCGTGGACACCGCCGAGCACCGGATCATCGAGGACGACGAGATCAAGGCCGGCCTCGCCGCCGAGAACCCGTACGCGGAGTGGCTGGAAGCCGGCGAGATCGAGCTCTCCGACCTGCCCGAGCGCGAGCACATCGTGCACACCCACGCCTCGGTCACCCGCCGCCAGCAGACCTTCGGCTACACCGAGGAAGAGCTGCGCGTCATCCTCGCCCCGATGGCCAAGACCGCCGGCGAGCCGCTCGGCTCCATGGGCACGGACTCGCCGATCGCGGCCCTGTCCGAGCGCCCCCGGCTGCTCTTCGACTACTTCACCCAGCTGTTCGCGCAGGTCACCAACCCGCCGCTGGACGCCATCCGCGAAGAGCTCGTCACCTCGCTGCGCTCCTCGCTGGGCCCCGCGGGCAACCTCCTCGAACCGACCGCCGCGTCCTGTCGAAGCGTCACCCTGCCCTTCCCGGTGATCGACAACGACGAGCTGGCCAAGCTCATCCACATCAACGCCGACGGCGACATGCCCGGCATGAAGGCCGCGACCCTCTCCGGCCTGTACCGCGTCTCCGGCGGCGGCGACTCTCTCGCCGCCCGCATCGCGGAGATCTGCACCGAGGCCGACGCCGCCATCGAGAACGGCGCCCGGCTGATCGTCCTCTCGGACCGGCACTCCGACGCCGAGCACGCGCCGATCCCCTCGCTGCTGCTCACCGCCGCCGTCCACCACCACCTCATCCGCACCAAGCAGCGCACCCAGGTGGGCCTGCTGGTCGAGGCGGGCGACGTCCGCGAGGTCCACCACGTGGCCCTCCTCATCGGCTTCGGCGCCGCGGCCGTCAACCCGTACCTCGCGATGGAGTCCGTCGAGGACCTGGTCAGGGCCGGTACGTTCCTGCCGGGCATGGAGCCCGAGCAGGCCATCCGCAACCTGATCTACGCGCTCGGCAAGGGCGTCCTCAAGGTCATGTCCAAGATGGGCATCTCCACCGTCGCCTCCTACCGCGGCGCCCAGGTCTTCGAGGCCGTCGGCCTCGACGCGGCCTTCGTGCAGAAGTACTTCAGCGGCACCGCCACCAAGATCGGCGGCGTCGGCATCGACGTCGTCGCCAAGGAGGTCGCCGCCCGCCACGCGAAGGCGTACCCGGCCAGCGGCATCGCGCCCGCGCACCGCGCCCTCGACATAGGCGGCGAGTACCAGTGGCGCCGCGAGGGCGAGCCCCACCTGTTCGACCCCGAGACGGTCTTCCGCCTCCAGCACTCGGCGCGCAGCAACCGCTACGACATCTTCAAGAAGTACACGGACCGCGTGAACGAGCAGTCCGAGCGCCTCATGACGCTGCGCGGCCTGTTCGGCTTCGACTCGGGCCGCGAGCCGATCTCCCTCGACGAGGTCGAGCCGGTCAGCGAGATCGTCAAGCGCTTCTCCACCGGCGCCATGTCGTACGGCTCCATCTCCAAGGAAGCCCACGAGACGCTCGCCATCGCCATGAACCAGCTGGGCGCCAAGTCCAACACCGGTGAGGGCGGCGAGGACCCGGACCGCCTCTACGACCCGGCGCGCCGCTCGTCCATCAAGCAGGTCGCCTCCGGCCGCTTCGGCGTCACCTCCGAGTACCTGGTCAACGCCGACGACATCCAGATCAAGATGGCCCAGGGCGCCAAGCCCGGCGAGGGCGGCCAGCTGCCCGGCCACAAGGTCTACCCGTGGGTCGCCAAGACCCGGCACAGCACCCCGGGCGTGGGCCTCATCTCCCCGCCCCCGCACCACGACATCTACTCCATCGAAGACCTCGCCCAGCTGATCCACGACCTGAAGAACGCGAACCCGCAGGCGCGGATCCACGTGAAGCTGGTCTCCGAGGTCGGCGTCGGCACGGTCGCCGCGGGTGTCTCCAAGGCCCACGCGGACGTCGTCCTCATCTCCGGCCACGACGGCGGAACGGGCGCCTCCCCGCTCACCTCGCTCAAGCACGCGGGCGGCCCCTGGGAGCTCGGCCTCGCCGAGACCCAGCAGACGCTGCTCCTCAACGGCCTGCGCGACCGCATCGTCGTGCAGACCGACGGGCAGCTCAAGACCGGCCGTGACGTCGTCATCGCCGCGCTCCTCGGCGCCGAGGAGTTCGGTTTCGCGACCGCGCCGCTCGTCGTCTCCGGCTGCGTCATGATGCGCGTCTGCCACCTCGACACCTGCCCGGTCGGCATCGCCACCCAGAACCCCGTCCTGCGCGACCGGTTCACGGGCAAGGCCGAGTACATCGTCAACTTCTTCAAGTTCATCGCCGAAGAGGTCCGCGAGATCCTCGCCGAGCTGGGCTTCCGCACCATCGAGGAGGCCGTCGGCCACGCCGAGGCGCTCGACGTGGCCCGCGCGGTCGACCACTGGAAGGCGCAGGGCCTGGACCTGGCCCCGCTCTTCCACGTGCCCGAGCTGCCCGAGGGCGCGGCCCTGCACCAGACCATCGAGCAGGACCACGGCCTGGAGAAGGCGCTCGACAACGAGCTGATCAAGCTCGCCGCCGACGCCCTCAACGCGACCGGCGCCACCGACGCCCAGCCGGTCCGCGCCCAGGTCGCCATCCGCAACATCAACCGCACGGTCGGCACCATGCTCGGCCACGAGGTGACGAAGAAGTTCGGCGGCGCGGGCCTGCCCGACGACACCGTCGACATCACCTTCACCGGCAGCGCGGGCCAGTCCTTCGGCGCGTTCCTGCCGCGCGGTGTGACGCTGCGCCTGGAGGGCGACGCCAACGACTACGTCGGCAAGGGCCTCTCCGGCGGCCGCGTGATCGTCCGTCCCGACCGGGGCGCCGACCACCTCGCCGAGTTCTCCACGATCGCCGGCAACACCATCGCGTACGGCGCGACGGGCGGCGAGCTGTTCCTGCGCGGCCGTACCGGCGAGCGCTTCTGCGTCCGCAACTCCGGCGCGACCGTCGTCGCCGAGGGCGTGGGCGACCACGGCTGCGAGTACATGACCGGTGGCCACGCCGTCGTCATCGGCGAGACGGGCCGCAACTTCGCGGCCGGCATGTCGGGCGGCATCGCGTACGTCATCGACCTGGACCGCGACAACGTCAACGCCGGGAACCTCGGCGCCGTCGAGGCACTGGACGACACGGACAAGCAGTGGCTGCACGACGTCGTGCGCCGGCACCAGGAGGAGACGGGCTCCACCGTCGCCGAGAAGCTCCTGGCCGAGTGGGACACCGCGGTGGACCGCTTCAGCAAGATCATCCCCAGCACGTACAAGGCAGTGCTCGCCGCCAAGGACGCCGCCGAGCGAGCCGGACTCGACGAGTCCGCGATCACCGAGAAGATGATGGAGGCGGCGACCAATGGCTGA
- the qcrB gene encoding cytochrome bc1 complex cytochrome b subunit translates to MDARSAKRPADAPRGERVADWADGRLGIYTLAKTQMRKVFPDHWSFMLGEICLYSFLILILTGVYLTLFFEPSGVEVVYNGSYEPLNGIIMTRAYESTLDISFDVRGGLLIRQIHHWAALVFVAGMLVHMMRVFFTGAFRKPRELNWAFGWTLLFLGILTGLTGYSLPDDLLSGTGIRFSQGAILAVPVIGTYLSFFLFGGEFPGHDIISRLFPIHVLLLPGIMLGLVVAHLILVFYHKHTQYPGPGRDQKSVVGMPFMPVYMAKAGGFFFLVFGVLSMMGAIATINPVWAFGPYRADLVTTGAQPDWYLGFSEGLIRVMPGWEIDAWGHTLQLGVFIPFTLFPLILLAIGVYPFIEAWITGDKREHHILDRPRNVPTRTALGVSWLSLYAVLLIGGGNDIVATHLHLSINAITWSVRIAVILVPLLAFVITKRVCLGLQRRDRDKVLHGRESGKITRLPHGEYVEVHEPLTQGQRFTLTQHDQLPPYDVGPLVDANGVERKAKPTRRLRARLAHAMYGQNAHIPKPTPEEYRELTSSEDHH, encoded by the coding sequence ATGGACGCGCGAAGCGCGAAACGACCCGCGGACGCACCCCGCGGCGAACGCGTAGCCGACTGGGCAGACGGCCGCCTCGGCATCTACACCCTCGCCAAGACCCAGATGCGCAAGGTGTTCCCGGACCACTGGTCCTTCATGCTCGGCGAGATCTGCCTCTACAGCTTCCTCATCCTCATCCTCACCGGCGTCTACCTCACCCTCTTCTTCGAACCCAGCGGCGTGGAAGTGGTCTACAACGGCTCGTACGAACCCCTCAACGGCATCATCATGACGAGGGCGTACGAGTCCACCCTCGACATCAGCTTCGACGTCCGCGGCGGACTCCTCATCCGCCAGATCCACCACTGGGCAGCACTCGTCTTCGTCGCCGGAATGCTCGTCCACATGATGCGCGTGTTCTTCACCGGCGCGTTCCGCAAACCGCGCGAGCTGAACTGGGCCTTCGGCTGGACCCTGCTGTTCCTCGGCATCCTCACCGGCCTGACCGGCTACTCGCTCCCCGACGACCTGCTCTCAGGCACCGGCATCCGCTTCTCCCAGGGAGCGATCCTGGCCGTACCCGTCATCGGCACGTACCTCTCCTTCTTCCTCTTCGGCGGAGAGTTCCCGGGCCACGACATCATCTCCAGGCTCTTCCCGATCCACGTCCTCCTCCTGCCCGGGATCATGCTCGGCCTGGTCGTCGCCCATCTGATTTTGGTCTTCTACCACAAGCACACGCAGTACCCCGGCCCCGGCCGCGACCAGAAATCAGTGGTCGGCATGCCGTTCATGCCGGTCTACATGGCCAAGGCGGGCGGCTTCTTCTTCCTGGTCTTCGGCGTCCTGTCGATGATGGGCGCGATCGCCACGATCAACCCCGTGTGGGCGTTCGGCCCCTACCGCGCGGACCTCGTCACCACCGGCGCCCAGCCCGACTGGTACCTGGGCTTCTCCGAGGGCCTGATCCGGGTGATGCCGGGATGGGAGATCGACGCCTGGGGCCACACCCTGCAACTGGGCGTCTTCATCCCCTTCACCCTCTTCCCGCTGATCCTTCTCGCCATCGGCGTCTACCCGTTCATCGAAGCGTGGATCACCGGCGACAAACGCGAGCACCACATCCTCGACCGCCCCCGCAACGTCCCCACCCGCACCGCACTCGGCGTGTCCTGGCTGAGCCTGTACGCCGTACTCCTCATCGGCGGCGGCAACGACATCGTCGCCACCCACCTGCACCTGTCGATCAACGCGATCACCTGGTCCGTACGGATCGCCGTCATCCTCGTACCGCTCCTCGCCTTCGTCATCACCAAGCGGGTCTGCCTCGGCCTCCAGCGCCGCGACCGGGACAAGGTGCTGCACGGCAGGGAGTCCGGCAAGATCACACGGCTGCCGCACGGCGAGTACGTCGAGGTGCACGAACCCCTCACCCAGGGCCAGCGGTTCACGCTCACCCAGCACGACCAGCTCCCGCCCTACGACGTGGGCCCGCTCGTCGACGCGAACGGCGTGGAACGCAAGGCCAAACCGACCCGACGCCTGCGGGCCCGCCTCGCCCACGCCATGTACGGCCAGAACGCGCACATCCCCAAGCCGACCCCCGAGGAGTACCGCGAACTCACGAGCAGCGAAGACCACCACTGA
- a CDS encoding glutamate synthase subunit beta, whose protein sequence is MADPKGFLNHGREVARTRPVQERVRDWNEVYVPGSLLPIIPTQASRCMDCGIPFCHNGCPLGNLIPEWNDFAYREDWSAASERLHATNNFPEFTGRLCPAPCESACVLGINQPAVTIKNVEVSIIDKAWDSGDVAPQAPERLSGKTVAVIGSGPAGLAAAQQLTRAGHTVAVYERADRVGGLLRYGIPEFKMEKRHINRRIEQMRAEGTRFRTGIEIGRDLKATDLRKRYDAVVIAAGATVSRDLPVPGRELNGIHFAMEYLPLANKVQEGDFVAPPITAEGKHVVVIGGGDTGADCVGTAHRQGAASVTQLEIMPQPGEDRAPHQPWPTFPMLYKVTSAHEEGGERVYAVSTTHFEGDEDGNVQWLHLGEVEFIDGKLTPKPGTERKIPAQLVTLAMGFTGTDQENGLVSQFALDLDERGNIARDRDYATNVPGVFVAGDAGRGQSLIVWAIAEGRSAARGVDRFLTGVSELPAPVRPTDRSLMV, encoded by the coding sequence ATGGCTGATCCCAAGGGCTTTCTGAACCACGGCCGAGAGGTCGCCAGGACCCGCCCCGTCCAGGAGCGCGTCAGGGACTGGAACGAGGTCTACGTCCCGGGCTCCCTCCTGCCCATCATCCCCACGCAGGCCTCGCGCTGCATGGACTGCGGCATCCCCTTCTGCCACAACGGCTGTCCGCTCGGGAACCTCATCCCCGAGTGGAACGACTTCGCGTACCGCGAGGACTGGTCCGCGGCCTCCGAGCGGCTGCACGCCACGAACAACTTCCCGGAGTTCACCGGCCGCCTGTGCCCCGCGCCCTGCGAGTCGGCGTGCGTGCTGGGCATCAACCAGCCCGCCGTGACCATCAAGAACGTCGAGGTCTCGATCATCGACAAGGCGTGGGACAGCGGCGACGTCGCCCCCCAGGCCCCCGAGCGCCTCTCCGGCAAGACGGTCGCGGTCATCGGCTCCGGCCCCGCGGGCCTCGCCGCCGCACAGCAGCTCACCCGCGCCGGCCACACGGTCGCCGTCTACGAGCGCGCCGACCGCGTCGGCGGCCTCCTGCGCTACGGCATCCCCGAGTTCAAGATGGAGAAGCGGCACATCAACCGCCGCATCGAGCAGATGCGCGCGGAGGGCACCCGCTTCCGTACGGGCATCGAGATCGGCCGCGACCTCAAGGCCACCGACCTGCGCAAGCGGTACGACGCCGTCGTCATCGCCGCCGGCGCCACCGTCTCCCGCGACCTGCCGGTCCCCGGCCGCGAGCTGAACGGCATCCACTTCGCCATGGAGTACCTGCCGCTCGCCAACAAGGTGCAGGAGGGCGACTTCGTGGCGCCCCCCATCACCGCCGAGGGCAAGCACGTCGTCGTCATCGGCGGCGGCGACACCGGCGCGGACTGCGTGGGCACCGCCCACCGCCAGGGCGCGGCCTCCGTCACCCAACTGGAGATCATGCCCCAGCCGGGCGAGGACCGCGCTCCGCACCAGCCGTGGCCGACGTTCCCCATGCTCTACAAGGTCACCTCCGCGCACGAGGAGGGCGGCGAGCGGGTCTACGCCGTCTCCACCACCCACTTCGAGGGCGACGAGGACGGCAACGTCCAGTGGCTGCACCTCGGCGAGGTCGAGTTCATCGACGGCAAGCTCACCCCGAAGCCGGGCACGGAGCGCAAGATCCCCGCCCAGCTCGTCACCCTCGCCATGGGCTTCACCGGCACCGACCAGGAGAACGGACTGGTCTCCCAGTTCGCCCTCGACCTCGACGAGCGCGGCAACATCGCCCGCGACCGCGACTACGCGACCAACGTGCCCGGCGTGTTCGTCGCCGGTGACGCCGGGCGCGGCCAGTCCCTCATCGTGTGGGCCATCGCGGAGGGCCGCTCGGCCGCCCGCGGGGTCGACCGCTTCCTGACGGGCGTCAGCGAGCTGCCGGCGCCGGTCCGCCCCACAGACCGCTCCCTGATGGTCTGA
- a CDS encoding chitosanase, whose translation MKRAGRLLFVVAPLFAVAACFVVPGHGDDGGRSDSRSATPDARAAGLDAPEKKDLAQRIVSSAENSSLDWRAQYDYIEDIDDGRGYTAGIIGFTTGTHDLLVLVERYTKAHPGNALARYLPALRKVDGSESHEGLGDGFVAAWKAEAGKVAFQRAQDSERDRVYFDPAVRIAKRDGLGVLGQFIYYDAMVMHGPGSDPGFFGIRKRAMAEADTPAEGGKETAYLDIFLDMRKKTMEDEGRGDTSRVDTAQRRFLYDGNLDLDTPLKWKVYGQPYEVK comes from the coding sequence ATGAAACGCGCTGGCCGTCTGCTGTTCGTCGTCGCCCCTCTGTTCGCAGTGGCCGCCTGCTTCGTCGTGCCCGGCCACGGTGACGACGGCGGACGTTCGGACAGCCGGAGCGCCACTCCCGACGCGCGTGCGGCCGGGCTGGACGCGCCGGAGAAGAAGGACCTGGCGCAGCGGATCGTGTCCAGCGCCGAGAACTCCAGCCTGGACTGGCGTGCGCAGTACGACTACATCGAGGACATCGACGACGGCCGTGGGTACACGGCGGGGATCATCGGTTTCACCACCGGCACGCATGATCTGCTCGTCCTGGTCGAGCGCTATACGAAGGCGCATCCGGGGAATGCGCTGGCGCGTTATCTGCCCGCCCTGCGGAAGGTCGACGGGTCGGAGTCGCATGAGGGGTTGGGCGACGGGTTCGTGGCTGCCTGGAAGGCGGAGGCGGGGAAAGTCGCGTTCCAGCGGGCCCAGGATTCCGAGCGGGACCGGGTGTATTTCGACCCCGCGGTACGGATCGCGAAGCGTGACGGGCTCGGTGTGCTGGGTCAGTTCATCTACTACGACGCCATGGTGATGCACGGGCCCGGGAGCGATCCCGGTTTCTTCGGCATCCGTAAGCGGGCGATGGCGGAGGCGGACACTCCTGCGGAGGGTGGCAAGGAGACCGCGTATCTCGACATCTTCCTGGACATGCGGAAGAAGACGATGGAGGACGAGGGGCGCGGGGACACGTCTCGTGTGGACACGGCTCAGCGGCGGTTCCTGTACGACGGCAATCTGGACCTGGACACGCCCCTAAAATGGAAGGTCTACGGCCAGCCGTACGAAGTGAAGTAG
- a CDS encoding acyl-CoA dehydrogenase family protein, whose translation MRFLLDDEQTAFARSLDALLTAADTPAVVRAWGAGDHAAGRALWSRIAELGVFALAVPEAYEGVGARPVELAVAFVELGRHGVPGPVVETVAAGALLSGPGFAHLAKRFLPGVASGETVVTVALPGGGPYVLDGDVADVELSVCRDGGGELWVVQGGGDRAGLRSRVRRSLDPARRLVLPRPGGQVLAAGPQVVAGAADALCWARLATAAQALGVGLTLLDRTVAYVKQRSQFGVPVGSFQAVRHRLADAKIALEFARPLVFGAALTMDPADVAAAKVAACEAAYTTARTALQLHGAIGYTAEYDLSLWLTKARALRSAWGSPGECRGVVLGGGGIAHSGADFGAGDKFG comes from the coding sequence ATGCGTTTCCTCCTGGACGACGAACAGACCGCCTTCGCGCGCTCGTTGGACGCCCTGCTGACGGCCGCGGACACGCCCGCGGTCGTACGGGCCTGGGGCGCCGGCGACCACGCGGCCGGGCGGGCGCTGTGGTCGCGGATCGCCGAGCTGGGCGTGTTCGCGTTGGCGGTACCCGAGGCGTACGAGGGGGTCGGGGCGCGGCCCGTCGAACTCGCCGTCGCCTTCGTGGAGTTGGGGAGGCATGGGGTGCCGGGGCCGGTGGTGGAGACGGTGGCGGCGGGTGCGCTGCTCTCCGGGCCGGGGTTCGCGCACCTCGCGAAGAGGTTCTTGCCGGGGGTGGCCTCGGGGGAGACGGTCGTGACGGTGGCTCTGCCGGGTGGGGGGCCGTACGTCCTGGACGGGGATGTGGCGGATGTGGAGTTGAGCGTTTGCAGGGATGGGGGCGGGGAGTTGTGGGTGGTGCAGGGGGGTGGGGATCGTGCCGGGCTGCGTTCGCGGGTGCGCCGGTCCCTTGATCCTGCACGGCGTCTTGTCCTCCCCCGCCCGGGGGGTCAAGTCCTGGCGGCCGGGCCGCAGGTCGTCGCGGGGGCCGCCGACGCCTTGTGCTGGGCGCGGCTCGCGACTGCCGCGCAGGCCCTCGGAGTGGGGCTCACCCTGCTCGACAGGACCGTGGCGTACGTGAAGCAGCGCAGTCAGTTCGGTGTGCCCGTCGGCTCCTTCCAGGCGGTCCGGCACCGACTGGCCGACGCGAAGATCGCGCTGGAGTTCGCGCGCCCGCTGGTCTTCGGCGCCGCGCTGACGATGGACCCGGCCGACGTCGCCGCCGCCAAGGTCGCGGCCTGCGAGGCGGCGTACACGACGGCCCGTACGGCCCTGCAGTTGCACGGCGCGATCGGTTACACCGCGGAGTACGACCTGTCGCTGTGGCTGACCAAGGCGCGGGCGCTGCGGTCCGCCTGGGGCAGTCCTGGGGAGTGCCGGGGGGTGGTGCTGGGTGGGGGTGGGATTGCACATTCCGGTGCGGATTTCGGTGCAGGTGACAAGTTCGGCTGA
- a CDS encoding acyl-CoA dehydrogenase family protein — protein MDLTYSPADQAFRAEARAWLDAHVPAGPLPSLETEEGFAVHRAWEAELAADGWSVVSWPVAYGGRDCGLTRWLVFEEEYWAAGAPGRVGQNGVSLLAPTLFDHGTEEQRARVLPPMARGEVVWAQAWSEPEAGSDLASLRSRAVRTDGGWLLSGQKTWSSRAAFADRAFGLFRSEPDMPKPHQGLTYLMFDLRAQGVTVRPIGRLDGKPAFAELFLDEVFVPDEDVIGEPGQGWRVAMSTAGNERGLTLRSPGRFLASAQRLAALWHERGRDPYTRDRVADAVIGARAYQLFTYAAASRFLDGEPLGPESSLNKVFWSEYDIALHETALDLLGGEGELTDAEGGWGEGYVFSLAGPIYAGTNEIQRDIIAERLLGLPRGRR, from the coding sequence GTGGATCTCACGTATTCCCCCGCCGATCAGGCGTTCCGCGCCGAGGCCCGGGCCTGGCTCGACGCGCACGTACCGGCCGGTCCGCTGCCCTCCCTGGAGACCGAGGAGGGCTTCGCGGTCCACCGCGCCTGGGAGGCCGAACTCGCCGCGGACGGCTGGTCGGTGGTGTCCTGGCCGGTCGCGTACGGCGGGCGGGACTGCGGGCTGACGCGGTGGCTGGTCTTCGAGGAGGAGTACTGGGCGGCGGGCGCTCCGGGCCGGGTCGGGCAGAACGGCGTCAGCCTTCTCGCACCGACCCTCTTCGACCACGGCACCGAGGAGCAGCGCGCGCGGGTCCTGCCGCCGATGGCCCGCGGCGAGGTCGTCTGGGCGCAGGCCTGGTCCGAGCCGGAGGCCGGGTCCGACCTCGCCTCGCTCAGGTCCAGGGCGGTGCGTACGGACGGCGGGTGGCTGCTGAGCGGGCAGAAGACATGGTCGTCGCGGGCCGCGTTCGCCGACCGCGCGTTCGGCCTGTTCCGCAGCGAGCCGGACATGCCGAAGCCCCATCAGGGCCTCACCTATCTGATGTTCGACCTGCGGGCGCAGGGCGTGACCGTCCGCCCGATCGGCCGGCTGGACGGGAAGCCTGCCTTCGCCGAGCTCTTCCTGGACGAGGTGTTCGTGCCGGACGAGGACGTGATCGGCGAGCCCGGCCAGGGGTGGCGGGTGGCGATGTCGACGGCGGGCAACGAACGCGGACTGACGCTCCGCTCCCCCGGCCGTTTCCTGGCGTCGGCGCAGCGGCTGGCCGCGCTGTGGCACGAGCGCGGCCGGGACCCGTACACGCGCGACCGGGTGGCCGACGCGGTGATCGGCGCCCGCGCGTACCAGCTGTTCACGTACGCGGCGGCGTCCCGCTTCCTCGACGGCGAGCCCCTCGGCCCGGAGTCCAGCCTGAACAAGGTCTTCTGGTCCGAGTACGACATCGCCCTGCACGAGACGGCGCTCGATCTGCTGGGTGGGGAGGGGGAGTTGACGGACGCCGAAGGCGGGTGGGGCGAAGGGTACGTCTTCTCGCTCGCGGGGCCCATCTACGCGGGCACGAACGAGATCCAGCGCGACATCATCGCCGAGCGGCTTCTCGGCCTGCCGAGGGGGCGTCGCTGA